One stretch of Eggerthella lenta DSM 2243 DNA includes these proteins:
- a CDS encoding glucosaminidase domain-containing protein yields the protein MSAGIREVVTSEKADLLNTGTVKDAEGQSASTLAQRESAATQRQAAARPDPGCAKPAEGKRGKSKCGKDPIDADRHAADVARKPAKLERAKVEAKSAAMSALVGELDDSEELSDTQRVYDAARAGKRIAARAKARKSLGQEGGKSNGAAARSRVPGVGAKTGNAISAGASAQGAPAAMAARPDAQIRLAAGAAKSSTAATGAAGATTAAPAAGIVAGMLMFVVTMLAVSQIAGALFGFWDNESKKQSLAGLPPYITYEMVEAALEAQEDYGHPAGCTIAQIIVESGQGDHMSRLATRDHNLFGMKWAPSFAAAPEVAGKANWVTGEEVDGAHVTITDSFTVFKSDADSIKFRSRVFLASSTYSGNALIGEAVSERSSDKMAEGLKDAGWATDSAYVEKLKAVMDQYGLRAFDAMAPGDLANPSAGGASVIAAAFSQLGVPYVWGGTTPGVGLDCSGLTQWCYRQAGISIPRNSEDQAAAGTKIPLSMAEPGDVLWRPGHVAIYIGDDSYIHEPQTGDVCKVSQGISYFTCALRFK from the coding sequence ATGAGCGCCGGCATCCGCGAGGTGGTCACGTCGGAAAAGGCCGACCTGCTGAACACCGGCACGGTGAAGGACGCGGAAGGGCAATCCGCGTCGACCTTGGCGCAAAGGGAAAGCGCCGCCACGCAACGGCAGGCGGCGGCGCGGCCCGATCCAGGCTGCGCCAAGCCCGCGGAGGGCAAGCGCGGCAAGTCTAAATGCGGCAAGGATCCCATCGACGCAGATCGGCACGCCGCAGACGTCGCCCGAAAGCCCGCCAAGCTCGAACGGGCGAAGGTCGAGGCGAAATCGGCGGCCATGTCGGCGCTCGTCGGAGAATTGGACGATTCGGAGGAGCTTTCCGACACGCAGCGCGTATACGACGCGGCTCGTGCGGGAAAGAGGATCGCGGCGCGCGCGAAAGCCCGAAAGAGCTTAGGGCAAGAGGGCGGCAAGTCGAACGGCGCCGCAGCCCGAAGCCGTGTGCCGGGCGTGGGCGCGAAGACGGGCAACGCCATATCCGCGGGAGCTTCGGCGCAGGGCGCGCCCGCCGCGATGGCGGCCCGGCCCGACGCCCAAATCCGGCTTGCCGCAGGAGCCGCGAAATCCTCGACCGCAGCCACCGGCGCTGCCGGCGCCACAACGGCCGCGCCCGCAGCGGGGATCGTCGCCGGAATGCTCATGTTCGTCGTGACGATGCTCGCCGTCAGCCAGATCGCCGGCGCGCTCTTCGGGTTCTGGGACAACGAGTCGAAGAAGCAGAGCCTCGCCGGCCTGCCGCCCTACATCACCTACGAGATGGTCGAGGCGGCGCTTGAGGCGCAAGAGGACTACGGACATCCCGCCGGGTGCACGATAGCCCAGATCATCGTCGAATCGGGGCAAGGCGACCACATGAGCAGGCTCGCCACGCGCGACCACAACCTGTTCGGGATGAAATGGGCCCCTTCGTTCGCCGCGGCGCCCGAAGTCGCCGGCAAGGCGAACTGGGTCACCGGCGAGGAGGTCGACGGTGCGCACGTGACCATAACCGACTCGTTCACGGTGTTCAAATCGGACGCGGACAGCATCAAGTTCAGGAGCCGCGTGTTCCTGGCTAGCTCGACCTATTCGGGAAACGCCCTGATCGGGGAAGCTGTTTCCGAGCGGTCCTCCGACAAGATGGCGGAAGGCCTGAAAGACGCTGGCTGGGCGACCGACTCGGCCTACGTCGAGAAGCTCAAGGCCGTGATGGACCAATACGGGCTGCGCGCTTTCGACGCCATGGCGCCCGGGGATCTGGCCAACCCCTCCGCCGGAGGCGCCTCCGTCATCGCGGCTGCGTTCTCGCAGCTCGGCGTGCCCTACGTATGGGGCGGCACCACGCCGGGCGTGGGCCTCGACTGCTCGGGGCTCACGCAATGGTGCTATCGCCAGGCTGGCATATCGATACCCCGCAATTCCGAGGACCAGGCGGCCGCGGGAACAAAGATCCCGCTTTCGATGGCGGAGCCGGGCGACGTGCTCTGGCGGCCCGGGCACGTGGCAATCTATATAGGAGACGACTCCTACATCCACGAGCCCCAGACGGGCGACGTGTGCAAGGTGTCGCAAGGAATCAGCTACTTCACCTGCGCTCTCAGGTTCAAATAA
- a CDS encoding VirB4-like conjugal transfer ATPase, CD1110 family: protein MRVQGAASRLLAALASRRSKEKDPGRDEARARSSKKRCSSADAASFIAYDALYKDGIAEVEPGLFSQTVEFSDISYQSARKETQEQIFTTLSSLYNYFPAESSVQLTIVNTPIPRELIGKKVFFEPNDERTLGYVDEYNRILNDKMCEGVSNLVRRRFLTYSVPAESVEAAVPKLSHIRSDIASTLARIRCDAAPLGGQERLEAISTLVRPGHTPSCDWDKLSQHPRLRTKDLIAPNLMDFAPAGRADAVEIDGMYASVLTLRDFGSVLEDHYLASIIDLPIPLAVSVHIAPIVQSEAIALVKRQIDWMDKEIIDEQTTAAKKGFSQSILTPEIRYAKEEAEELLDFLRNKNEHLFEYTGLIYTYADSLEALDRQVAQVKSIAQGNSIAVASLDFRQRPALNSVLPLGRNHLEFTRYLTTGQIAMQMPFASLELNQEGGGYYGQSKQSGNLVICNRKLLASPMGFVCGKPGSGKSFSVKREITNTVLAHPEDQIIVFDPAGEYPTLIEALGGSNIAFSPDSPTRLSPFDRSDVANMATTSQMAFKIDAFLALSSAMMAEGDEGLPEADKSIITRCVEAAYAKRGGDGTPTLSDFYEILKAQPERESRDIALRYERYVSGPLSFFNCQSNVTFDERIVNVDLHELSSSMRVFGMLTALEAVRNRMYANYERGVTTWLYIDEVQSLFGHPAIIEYFTKFWAEGRKFNLIATGITQNSTYMLAHEDARNMVLNSDFVLLHKQSALDRKSWVDLLSLSATEAGYIDDTVKAGEGLLVAGGVRVPIRDDFPKGALYDLFNTKATEIAELKRKARREGAGL from the coding sequence CGGCGAGCTTCATCGCCTACGACGCGCTGTACAAAGACGGCATCGCCGAGGTCGAGCCCGGCCTATTCAGCCAGACCGTCGAATTCTCCGACATCAGCTACCAATCCGCCCGAAAGGAAACCCAAGAGCAGATCTTCACCACGCTGAGCTCGCTCTACAACTACTTTCCGGCGGAATCGAGCGTGCAGCTGACCATCGTGAACACCCCGATCCCGCGAGAGCTCATCGGGAAGAAGGTGTTCTTCGAGCCGAACGACGAGCGTACCCTGGGCTACGTCGACGAGTACAACCGAATCCTCAACGACAAGATGTGCGAGGGCGTGTCGAATCTCGTCCGCAGGCGCTTCCTCACGTACTCGGTGCCTGCCGAGAGCGTGGAGGCTGCTGTGCCCAAGCTCTCGCACATCAGGTCGGACATCGCGTCGACCTTGGCACGCATCCGTTGCGATGCGGCGCCGCTTGGCGGTCAGGAAAGGCTTGAAGCAATCTCGACGCTCGTTCGCCCGGGGCACACGCCGTCGTGCGACTGGGACAAGCTGTCCCAGCACCCGCGGCTGCGAACGAAGGACCTTATCGCGCCGAACCTCATGGACTTCGCCCCCGCCGGGCGCGCCGACGCCGTCGAGATAGACGGCATGTACGCCAGCGTGCTCACGCTGCGCGATTTCGGAAGCGTGCTCGAAGACCACTACCTGGCTTCGATCATCGATCTGCCGATACCGCTAGCCGTGTCGGTGCACATCGCGCCGATCGTGCAGTCGGAGGCGATCGCGCTCGTCAAGCGCCAGATCGACTGGATGGACAAGGAGATAATCGACGAGCAGACGACGGCGGCGAAGAAGGGCTTCAGCCAATCGATCCTCACGCCAGAGATCCGCTACGCCAAGGAGGAGGCCGAAGAGCTCCTCGACTTCCTCCGCAACAAGAACGAGCACCTCTTCGAGTACACGGGGCTCATCTACACCTACGCCGACTCGCTTGAGGCCCTCGACCGCCAGGTCGCGCAGGTGAAGTCCATCGCACAGGGCAACTCCATCGCCGTGGCAAGCCTCGATTTCCGCCAGCGCCCCGCGCTCAACTCGGTCCTTCCGCTCGGACGAAACCACCTTGAGTTCACGCGCTACCTGACCACGGGACAGATAGCCATGCAGATGCCGTTCGCATCGCTCGAGCTGAACCAGGAAGGCGGCGGCTACTACGGGCAGTCGAAGCAGTCCGGCAACCTCGTGATCTGCAACAGGAAGCTCCTGGCATCCCCAATGGGGTTCGTCTGCGGCAAGCCGGGCTCGGGCAAATCGTTCAGCGTCAAGCGAGAGATAACCAACACCGTGCTCGCGCATCCCGAGGACCAGATCATCGTGTTCGACCCGGCCGGCGAGTACCCGACCCTCATCGAGGCGCTCGGCGGATCGAACATCGCGTTCTCCCCAGATTCGCCCACGCGCTTGAGCCCGTTCGACCGCTCGGACGTCGCCAACATGGCCACGACCAGCCAGATGGCGTTCAAGATCGACGCCTTCCTGGCCCTTTCGTCGGCGATGATGGCAGAGGGCGACGAGGGTTTGCCGGAGGCCGACAAGTCGATAATCACGCGCTGCGTCGAGGCGGCCTACGCTAAGCGCGGCGGCGACGGCACCCCGACGCTTTCCGACTTCTATGAAATCTTGAAAGCCCAGCCCGAGCGGGAGTCCCGCGACATCGCGCTTCGCTACGAGCGCTATGTGAGCGGGCCGCTCTCGTTCTTCAACTGCCAGAGCAACGTCACCTTCGACGAGCGCATCGTCAACGTCGACCTCCACGAGCTGTCGAGCAGCATGCGCGTGTTCGGCATGCTCACCGCGCTGGAGGCCGTGCGAAACCGCATGTACGCGAACTACGAGCGCGGCGTGACTACGTGGCTCTACATCGACGAGGTGCAGTCCCTCTTCGGGCACCCAGCGATCATCGAGTACTTCACGAAGTTCTGGGCGGAGGGCCGCAAGTTCAACCTCATCGCAACCGGCATCACCCAGAACTCGACCTACATGCTGGCGCACGAGGACGCGCGCAACATGGTGCTGAACTCCGATTTCGTGCTGCTGCACAAGCAGTCGGCGCTCGACAGGAAGAGCTGGGTCGACCTGCTGTCGCTTTCCGCCACCGAGGCGGGCTACATCGACGACACCGTCAAGGCCGGCGAAGGGCTGCTCGTGGCCGGCGGGGTGCGGGTCCCCATCCGCGACGACTTCCCGAAGGGCGCGCTCTACGACCTGTTCAACACGAAAGCCACCGAGATCGCCGAGCTGAAGCGAAAGGCGCGCCGCGAGGGAGCCGGCCTATGA